The genomic DNA TAACAACATCACTGGGCTCTACTTGACACAGCTTCCAGAACAAAGTAACCATAGTGATAACCTACAGTCAACTCTAAGAACAAAGTCTGCCATATTGCCAAACAGAGGCATTGACTATCCTCTTGGTTCTGGGACAgataaaagtcagagaaaaattcATCCCATTCCATTTCTTACTGGCTGCTGGTTCCACCTCCTGCTGGGTATGGTACACGAGTGAGTAAATTTCATCACCACTTACAACATTCACtgaaacaagaaaggagacatATTGAAGcaaccctttcttccctccccttcacTTACTCCACACCCATCTCCTACCACAAACTCAAAGACAGGCGAATCCTGTTTGTGGAGGGACTAGGCTGCAGCAGAATTGACTTTGGCAAGCAGACAACACCCTCTACAGCCTCCCTTTCCAGCTTGTTGACTCGGATCATTGGGAAGCCTTACCGTTCTCATACACGGACTGTAACTGCCTTGGGTCAGGTGAGTTGATGTAGTTGGATTCTTGGAGCACAGGCCTAGGAGGGCTCCTGCAAGCACAAAACACACACCATCCCAGATGCTCCGGGTGTGACTGTCAGAGATTGTAAAATGTGAAGGAAAGGGTCCTGTACAGGACACTAATTCATGGAAAGATTAACCCCTGGGAGGTACAGCTGTGTGGTATAAGCTGAAGCCTTTTTGGTGGGCAGGATGGGGCTCTGTGGCACTGCCCCAGAGCGTATGTTCCAGGGCACAGGTTCTCTATGATTTCACCCACACATGTCACTGTTGCCATCTAGGGATCTTGATCAGGTCCATTGTCTCTGTCAGTTAAAGAATTCAAAGGCAGGAAAAAGCAGAGAAATTGTGAACACCGCAGATAGTGGAAGACAGAATCAACAGTTGAAGAAAGGCTTTTTGCTAGGGGTGAGAAAGCACACACATCCAGCAGGCTCACAGAGAAAAGCCCTCAGCAAAGCAGAGGGGAGACTCGAAAAGGTTAAGTCCGACTTCTCCttcagggttgttttttgtttgtttgtttttaagtcattGAAGGATCATCTTCCCTTCATCTGGGGTTGCTCTGGTGAAGAAGACTGGATGTCTGATTGGCCTACAACTGTTGCGTAAGTGTGTCCTGATAGCACCATGAACTTGAGCCAGTCTATCAGCAGGGCCCTATTGGCAGGAGACAAATCCCATAAGGCCTTTGTTTTAAGCTGCCAGGCTTTTGTCCTCAGGTCAGGAGAGTGGGGGAAGAAGCCAGTGTCTTGGAAGTTCATTCTTTATTACTGAGTCATGGTCCCTGTATTTGTCTGTATTTGTCTGTCTGCTTACCAGGGAGTCTAACTGCTAGTCCTTTGGAACAGAGCATGGTACTAAGTAAAGAAGTAGTGATTCATCTCAGTAAAAATAGACAGTTGGCCAGAATAAGCAACATggagaaaggaacagaagaaaatggCCATGGACATGCTACACCGCTGGGATGTGTAATGAATGGTCATCATTGGTGTGGGAAACACACAGGCCAAGTTTGGAACCCGCAAGCATTTTAGAAATCTTTCCCCCCTCTAAGCCTCTAACAAGCCTCACCAACAATATTTCCAGGgtgtctcttactctctgtcttgCATTTCTGAGACTTGTAGTATATACGTCTCACCTGTCCTACAGTACTTATAGAGTCACAGGGTCTTTTTCCTCTGCTGTAAGCAAGCTGACTACATGGATAAACTGGTGGTGAGACCAAGAGAAATCAAGAGATGATAACTGCAGAGGCACTGGAAGGaagcaatagagaaaaaaatggagaaatggagaaatagagaaaaaatggagaaaaaattaatgaaagagaAATAGCAAATTAATGTTCAAAGTTGCCAATGGGGGAACTCGGGAGTGAGTTTTAGGAGCAGAGAAACAGGGAAGCATCTCAGGAAAGAGGACATCCTAGTTATAagttttcatggtaccagaaggtgccatgcGAGTTTCTTGAGGAGGGAAACAACCAACAGTCTTACCCAGCgatgacacctatgaaccacaacaaccagtgtggcatgataaccctaagggttCAGTAGTGGATAGTAGTATTCAGGGTTAGTGAAGTCATCAGTCTTAGAGGAAAACACAcgaccaccactttactaaaccagcataattcctaactgcattgtacatatttgtccttatactcaTAGATAAATTCATCCCTCAACAAAGAATCTTCTCTCTGCAACAGACTGAgtccattatagaaaaccacaactagtCAACATGCAGAGTTGTGAAGTCTAttcccagtggatacatctacaaaacactcctgcaCCAAAGGCTTGAGGAACAATATAGAAGAGGGTGTGGAGAAGAGTGTAAGACCCAGAGGGTCAGAAAGCTTCTTGTGAGAGTGTGTCTCCCAGTAATGTCAGAGgctacatccataaagtctcaccaacatgactgtctcaacaaagacaacaaaaatagacacattaaACTAGACAGGGAAAGActatacacaaagaactacaggcaatagAAGGATGCTGCAGACAGGAGATATGCTCTTCCCTTGGGAACAGCGTACCAAtcggttatccaataccaaatggttgGCCCTGGAAACAAGCATACAGTCAATATACAGAccgagcaggttgtatttagggttggaaacacacacacacacacacacacaccacacgtgtgtatacatatatacatatatgtatatatacttgtaCATATGTCTATATAACAACAATCAAAAGGAAAaggatgccatgaatttgaaaaagagcaggGAGGGGCATTTGGGAgtatttggagggaggaaagggaagggggaaatgatgtaattataatatcttaacaaaataaaaaaataactttttaaaagtaagtttttGGCATCATCAGCACATAGAGAAAGCAGggccctcacctgagtggatcaTCTGATTGTCTTCCTGCAAGGCAGAAAAATGAGAGCATGTATCAGTGGAACCCTACTTTCACTACCCGCCTGCCTTGGCTGTGCTCAGTTGGGATGCCACTATGTCCCCAATGGACCTCTGGTAGACACTTATAGAGTCTTTATATCACAACTAAGGCTATTCAGGTCCAGAAGCATTAAGTCAACATCCCAAAGTTGGAAGCCGACAACTTCCCAAAGCCAGTAAGTACCAAGAAACAGGATTTGGGACTTCCTGTCTGTTACATCTTTTGCTTTGAATTTTGCAACCACCCTGATGAATCTTATCCTGCCCAGAGTCCCAGAGCCAGGCTCTGCCATGGCCAGGTTATAGCTGGGAGGTGTCTAAAGATGTTGGAAAAGCTTGAAATTCAAGTGAGATTTGAATTTCATCTTCAACTTGCCCAGTGGAGACTTAGGAGCCCACAGTGAAACATAAACACCCGTGAAACTATGGGTTGTGGTAAACTCAGAAGGAGGTAAATAACCTAAAAGCCAAAATGGAGGGCAATGGCTGGCTATGTTACCAGGTGAGactttcagaagaaaaacaatttatcCACAAGGTAGAAAAGATCTGGGAACGATCAGAACCCAGAGGGATGCGAATTGTATTTCAGGGAGAAGGAAATGCATGTGACAATGCCCTTGGTAAGAGGGCTGCACTGACTGGGAACAGGAGCTAGCCAGTGTGAGTAGTTTAGCGTCCTCTTCTCTAGTTTACTAGACAGGTGCTTTAACCAGCTAAGAGACCCAGCCTGCTTCTTCTCTAGTTTAAAAAATagttacattttatataaaaattaaatcacagaAGAACAAGATATCAGCTGGTGAAACTAAAGAAGTTTGCTAAAAATGGTGCTTTATTTAGCAGGCTTTGAAAGTTTATGAGAAGACACACTGGCAAGGTAGCTAGGGCATGTTCTTAGTCTGCAGGATGCATGCCACAGATGCGATCTGTTTCAGGAAAAAAAGGTGATAGTGGCACAATATGAATATATTAAGTTACTAACCTCTTTTTCTCTTGATCCAGTAGCAAGATATTAGCGCCATGGTGAGGGGGCCAAGACAGCCAAGTAGCCACTCAGTGACTCCTGAGGTAAGACGACTGTTTCCAGACTCAATGGGCACTGAAGAGAGACTCCGGTAAGGAAGGGGCTGAGTTTGGAAACAGACATCTTGTGTGTGGATTATGTTCAAAGGCTGCTCCTGATGGGGGAGGGTGTCCTTCTTATCTAGAGAACCCTTGCTTCTCACACTGATGGAAGAAGATAGGCACTCGAACTCCGTTCTCCACACCTCTCATGTATATCACCCATGACAGCATCACATACAGAAGCCCTTGACATACACCATAGGAAAAACCGATGTTCTCCTAAGATGCTAGGGAAGAGAGAGTGACCTTGAGAGTTCCAAAGTATGACCAATACCTGTTAGGTTGAGAGTCACCACCTCACTGCGGTGGGCACCCTGGCCATTGTTGGCTTCACAGGAGTAGTTTCCAGAAAGTTCTGCAGTCAGGGGCAACCTGAAGGACGCTCCTCCTCCAGAGGGGGCTGAGCTGTTCCCCAGAATGACATTCTCATGGTAAAACTGGTAGAAGATTGGAGGAGACCCTCTCAGGGCCTCACAGTGAAGCTCCAGCAGGTCCCCCATCACAGACTGGGTTCCAGAGTCCCCAAACGTAAGGACAGGGCGAGACACTGGAACTGATCAACAGTGAACAATTAGAGAAAGGTGCCTTGATGGTACAACAGACCCGTAATTTCTGCCTGTTCTCTAGAGGCTCAACCCCACTGAAGCCGCTAAAGGCAGCTCGGGGCAGTATGGAGCTTCGTGTGGGACATGCTGACTGAGTGAGACTCGGTAGCTGTGTCACTTACCTATGACAGTGACGCTCACCAGATCACTGAGAATAGGACCGTAGCCATTGTCAGCTGCACAGTAGTATTGCCCAGCGTCACTTTCCTTCATTTTGATGATCTCAAACTCCGCCGTCAGTGAATGCTGTATCTTTGTTTCCAGATTTGAACCCAGGGTACCTCTGTACCAGAGGTATGTTATGTTTCCAGTAGCATTAGCAACAGAACAAATGAGGACCAGTGTGTTTCCCTCTGTCACCCATCCCCCTGGGGGCCGTGTCTCCAAGCTCACATCAGAGACAGGGATTCCTGAGGGAACACAAGATAATGAAGAGGACTCTTAGTAGAAAGAATTTCAGAGAGGAGTATGTGTGGGGACTCTGAGAGGCTGCTGGCTAAGTTGGCAATTTTAATAGCTTACATTGGGGCTGGAGTTCTGCTGACTTGGAATCGTCTTAGATTTGGCTGATAGTCACAGAGCAGGAAAAGCACACTACCACTACTGCAGAGTATGTGATGTCATCTCCCACCCCAGGATAACATAATTTCTACTACCTTATAGTGATTTCAAGCCCAAGTTATAAATCAAACTGCTGGGCTATGAATACTCTTTCACTcttccttgctgtgtgtgtttgatcAAATGACTTCATTTCTCTTAGACCCAATTTCCATTTGTAAATGTGTGACTATCATCGCCTCCTGCAGCACTAGAGGTCAGTTACACCACATGTATGAAGCACTAGAGTAGGATCTGCTATGTGTGAGCTGTTCGAAGTTTTTACAGTTTGGGGTAGATTTTGCTTTACCAAGTTTGAGACTATTCAACCCTTTGTAGGTACTAGACATTTGCTTTTGATGATCGACCCTGACATCGAGTCACATGGTACAGGATGCTAAAGCATCGGAGTTCTGTTGTAGAGTCTCCCGTAAACTCTTCTCCAATAACCTACTTGACACACTTCCCCCCATAAAGCCTTTTCTTGTTACTTCACCAGGGCAGCTGGTAGTTCCTCCCAGTATCTACCTTCTCAGGAAGGAGCATGGGAGACATCCTGTCCTGCTCTTGTCTAACCAGCCCCTGACACTGGAAGAGCAAGCTTAGATACTCACTCTGCACATGTATGTAGGTTGCCTGGCTCCACTTTTTGATACTGGGAGTTGTCACTTCTACTGAGCACCAGTAAGGCTCTGGGTCTTTCCTCCATATGGGGCGGATCTGAAGCTTTGGGGAGCTGCTGCAACCTGACCCAAGGACCTTGATATCCTTGAAGCAGAACCGGGGCTCAATAGGTGGGCTCTGTGTGATGACCTGGGTCTTGCAGGTCAGGGTCACGGAATGCCCCTCTACAGGATGAGAAGGACTGACTTCTAGCACAGGGCGTGAGAACAGCTCTAGAGAAAAGACATAAACACAAACTCCAGGGCAGTGTTCCTGATTAGGCATCTTTTGTGTTCTCAGCCTCAAGAACATACAACATCCCCTACCACCTCCCTCATAGCCACGAGTTTCTCTTGTGGCTGCTCCTTCTGGTACACCGTAACCCTGTGCGATGGCACCAGCTTCTAGAAGGCAATCTTTACTGTGGCTTAGATCTCATTatctttttttgtatgtttgtttctggCATAATTTTAAGAATTATATCAGAGCAAGTATATTGAAGACTGTCACTGGATATGGTGAAGCTTGATGGTCTAGTaaactctgtctctctgctttctctttttcctcccctcctccctcccttctttctttccttctatctttcccctgtttttgttgttgttcaagaacaactcctcctcctcctcctcctccttcttttggtGGTACTGGAATCAAGGCAGCAGAGTGTTACATATgctgggcaagtgttctaccattgaaCTAAAACTCAGCTCATTTCTTTTACCTTTGCTGTAAATCATATTGATAAGAAAAAAAGGTTCCCCTTTTCCTAACCTATGACATTACTTTCAAAGACACACACAACAGGGGAATCAGTTGTTATGAAAGCAACACCATGGAAACAAGAAGGGGCGTCAGTTCTCTGTTGACTCTTCTCTGACTCTCATGCTGCAGTTCCTGATGGAGAAAAGGGAGGACACTTGCCTGGAATTTCCCTGAACCTATCGTCCTCACAGCCAGATCCCTCGGTTCAGAACTGCTATACAAACCTCTGCAGAATCCATGAGATGAGATGAAAATTTAATCCATGCCTTAAGTCTTAGGGATACATGCTTTGGAGTCTTAGGAACTAATTTCTGAGTTATGTAAAGATGATTGAAGCTGCAATCTCCCCTTATCTTCCTCGCTGTCCCACCAGCCCATGAAATGCCATGGCATCTTTgggcatttgtttaactcttagAGTCTCTCAATTTGGGAGACTTTAATAGTTTTCCCAAGAGAAACTATTCCTCTCTTCACCAGATGAAAAATACCAAGTCCTGTGGGTCCCCGGTGATGCCTAGTTCAGTGTCCATGACCTCAAACCTTCTTTCACGAAGGCTTTTTGCAGGATCCTTTTAGGTATCAGTTAGCTACAGCTAGCATCTGCCCTGAGTATGGAATACCCTGCACCTTCTCCTTGTGGACATCTCGGTCCTCAGATAAACTTCACAGCATTTGAAACTGAGCTGAGAAACAAAGGCATTAGGCACCTACAGGCCTCTCTCCTGCCAGGCCCAGCATGACAAGGAGCAAGAAACCAGACACACCTCACTGCGgagtttggggtttttctttgtagttcaTAGCTTGTTTCAGATAATTCTCAAGCATCAAAGATTTCCTTAGAAACATATAAACCAACTATTTCCTCATCCTTGATGTGGGTTTGTATTTCTCTGTAGGCTGTGACTGAGTGCCTGGGCttagaggaaaagggaaaaccaagcacacagcacacatagcATTAGCACACGAGTTAAACTTGGATACCAGTGAGGGACCCAGAAACCCAGATGGGGGAACCTCTGATCCTGCATTGCTGGGTGCGCTAGGCAATCTTTTTTTAACCTTGTGGCTCATAGTTTGTGTGCAGGAGATCAGTTATGACCCAGTAGATTTGCATAAGCTTCACGGAGAAAATTGCTTCTGGTAAGAAAATCAATTAAATTTGcatatgctacacacacacacacacacacacacacacagagagagagagagagagagagagagagagagagagagagagagaatgcagagcTACAAATGGCAGGAGGCAGCAGTGTTGTTGGAGTCTGCCTGTGGCTGGGGAACTAACTATAGAGCtgtgctgtggctctgtgacttcaTCTTCTCAGCCACTGGGAGTGCATCCCCCAGCTGAAGAACACAGAGGGTACCCGGGGCCTCTTTAGAACAGACTCCTTCTAAGTAAATCTCTGACACTTTCTGCCACCGCTGTGTGAGTGACTGTATTTCCCTACTTGTGCTGAGGTGGCTCCAGACCAGTTCACCCAGCTGGATGGACACAGGTCACAGCCTGCTCCCAGAAGTCCCTGAAGTTTGTGTCCTGCAGAGGCATGGCTGTTCAGTCATCCACAGGCCTGGTGTGCTGATTGAGGTGACAAGGTACTCCCTAGACTTCGAAGAACAACTCACCAGTAGGTTCACAAAGTGGAGCTGGAAAAGAAACCATGAGAGCAGCGAGTTCCACAGACACACAGTTGACCTTCTACAAAGGGCTATCCCTACAGTACCCTCTCCTTCTCCAGTGCCTTCCCCacaacttcctcttcctcctcttcttctgccatccttcccacctcctctgccccaaattcctttcttcattctctatttctttcccCATGTTCTATATCATCCAGAAAAGACACATGGTCCTTTCTATGATTATAAGGTAATTTTCAGTAACCTTTGTCTCTGTGATGGCGCAACGATAGCCTCGCTCTTAACTGCCTGTCCCTTTGTTCCTCTGCTCTTATTCTCTATTCCCTCCTCCTCTTAAAAATTTCAAGTTTCATCTCTGGCCCTACTGCCAGGTGTAACAAAAGTCAAATAAGAGGAATAAAGGTCTTCATCTCAAGGCATGGGGCCCCATGAGCTACCAACTTCCCATCAGAGAACTTTTGAGTTCAGAGAAAGAAGAATTAGAATTCTTCAAATATTCTCTCCTTTTGATGATATCATTGTCAAGGAGGAGAAATTCTGGGGAAAATGCAGGTTTTGTCACTAGATAATAGAGACACagatattctctcttcctcttacaagacagaagcagaaagaaaacagaagaacagaGCATTCTGGAAACCAAGCTGAAAGTGTCCTGCATGAGGGGTGATCGACTGTGCCTGACCCTGAAAGGCTAAGGAAGTGGGAAATGGAAGTGACCTCTGGCTGGGGTGATGTGGAAGTGTGGATGACATTAGCGAGAACAATGTCCAAGGAGTGATGGGGACAAAGGGTTGCTTAAAGTGAGTTCACAAAAAGAGATCCGGAAGGACAGAACAGTTGCCTGGGTCAAGAACAAGAGAGGAGCTCACGGGACAAGATTGAGAGTGTGAAGGGATCTTTGATGAGATAGTGATGTTCTCTGTTTTGGTTGTGCTTCAGGCAACACGACTCTAAACACCTGGGGAAAAGAATGTCAAGAGCTTCAGAAAGGCCAGTCTCActaaaaatgaagtttaaaaaaataaagagtcaGGGAAGTGAATCAAAGTGAGACAGTCACCAAGAGCAGAGtgaagggagaaagagatgatgcgtgaatggaaaaaaaaaatagatgtccAAGCAAGCTCTTGCACTGACAGGAATAAGCTGGAGTGGAGGGAAAAATTTAAGGCAGGAGGAAGGTATTGAGTAAGCAGAGACTTCCATCTTTGAGACAAGATAGGCAGCTGGTAGGCATGGCAGTAGAAGTATGGAGActtttcttcctgctgtttttactttttgaataAAGTattaattaagttataaaatgGGACCAAAAAGGATTACATttgagaagaaatgagaagataTGGGATAATGGTCCCCATGAGTGGAAAAACAGGGCTGTAGATGTGGGTATGAGTTCTCCAGCAGATCTGAAGATCATCTGTGATTTGGTTCCCACATTACATGGCTGTAGTCAGGCAAGCCTTTGTTTAATGTACCACTCTCCTGTTTGGACACAGTTAAAGCACATGGGAATGTGCCATCTGAAAGAGATGCAAGAGCACCCTAAGGGGTGTTGATGAACTGCAGCATCTGAGCACTGTGGCGGGAGGCCTATCAATGATGGGAAAATAAGCTTGCCTTTCAGATGTACAAACCAGAGAAAGTGAACTGTGAGCACAATGGAATGAGGAGGGGTGGTGagaaatactaaaagaaataatGTTGATAGAAGAAACGGAACTGAGAGAtgaatttggtgtgtgtgtgtgtgtgtgtgtgtgtgtgtgtgtgtgtgtgtgtgtgtgcaggtgctcacgtgtatatctgtgtacgagcgagagagacagagacagagatacagtgACAACACGAGCATCCCCAGGCAGCAACCTAGTCCCATAATTCTTGACACCTTTTCAAGAACTGAGATCCCCATCCCAGATCCCGTTCTCAGTTGTCCAACTCACCACAGATCCACAGCAGGAGCCAAGGTAGCATGAGGGCCAGGCTGGGGACGGTAACTTGCAGATGCCtctcaccaaaagaaaaaaagaaagcaaaactaagCTACTCACACGGGAGGCAACAGGTGACAACATCTCTGAGGGTTGAGGAAGTCAGTATCGGAAGTTAACCTTCAGCACGAGTTTACAGAAATAAAAGTAGAGAGGAAAGTTCTCCATCAATTCATCTCAGTTCCTCTTTCATGAAGCTGAAAAAATAAAGGTGCTCCTTCGTATGGTTTGGTTCAGCTTTGTGATTTGGAGATTTTGTGCATTGGGAGACAAGggctttcctttctttaagaaCTTGTGTATGTTGGGGGCCCCGGCAGATGGTTCTGGTTTTGAGTCTCACTGAGCTTTAGTCCTGCTGAGTTTCCCACAACACATCCTCATCTTTGGTTAAGGGTGTCTGCTTAAGTGTCTGGTCAAATACAGCCTTCTTTCCTCTGGTCTCACTCTCAGCTGTGTCTGACTCAGGGACGGATGGAATTATTCCCAAGTTATGATCAGTGTTGCAGTTGTTGCTTgtgctgatatatatatatagctatcactgccattttttaaattttcagtgtcCCAGTAAATGAACATGAAGCACTTTTTGAAAAGTCATAGGAAATTATAAACTGGGAGATGTTTGAAGTAAAATACAGGGTGTGGGTCCGCACCAGTTAGTCTCTGTAGTGGAAGAGGTTCACCATTGTCACCAACTCTGGTATTTCTGTGACACCGCTCCTCTCCTTACCCCAGTCAGGGCATGTGAAATTCCTCCCATTGCTTTCTTTAGCATTTGTCTCCCCACTTTTTGTTGCCTGAAGTTTGTATGTGATTCACATTATGGATTAAAGGAGAATAAACTATTTTATCTTTCAACATTCCTTGAATCTTTAATCATCTAAGATTAAGGATAGCCAGGCAATCCACGAAGGCTGAGTTGTTAGGGAGGATTGAGAAGTCCACCTAAGCCTGGGGATCAACTGTGTCTAAGGAGAAGGGTTGGGGAAAAAGCGAGAGGAGGTGGATATGCTCAACTCTAGGGGAAAGAGACATGCATTGGCAACCCGGCTAAATGTCCGGGGAAGTCGCTAAACACCAGACGCTTGTGCTGGCAGCTGTGATTATGCCTGGGGAAACCCATGTGAAGATGTCTGCCAAATTTAAACTTGAAGGCCCAACACAAAAGCTACCAGCCCTTGAAATGCAGAGCCGGAAGTCCCAGAGTGAGGGGCTTTTGCAACATTGTttcatatctcttttcttgtgtGTCCTGCTCCAGTGTCCTTCAATTTCTTCTGATTACAATTCACACTGTCCCGTAGAtttacagacatttaaaaatctgttcattGAAGTACAATTAGCATGAACTAGAATGAATTGATCCTAAGTATACAGTGtaatgatttttgacaaaggcaAACTGACATAGTAATGGTTGtagaattggtgtgtgtgtgtgtgtgtgtgtgtgtgtgtgtgtgtgtgtgttgtgttactAAACATGGAGTCACAGTGTACACCCAGGGGTGACAGTCTGTAGCCTGTGAATGGAAAATTctggaaagaagctgtgtctgcaaagGCTGATAGACTGACTATGACTTCAGTGATAcagagaggttggaatgttgccaAGTACAGGGCCAAATTCTCTCGGAGCATCTTAGTCTCCATTAATAAGCACCCATTGTTCTCCTCTATCCATGAACTAACCTCTTTTGTCACCATTAGGTAAACCCTTTGGGTATGTATGAATAGACAGACCCCTAGTTTCCATCACCCAAATGCCTAATAATTCTGTCAGGCCTCCCTGCTCTGCGATAATCCACCCAGTTCATGTACCTACATGGTTGAACATGTACCGATGTACCCAAAAAGTATGttttatggctttctttgttctgttactataaaaagtTAATGAAATTGATACTTCTTTGGGacatgtcttttttttggggggaaccTGAATATATGCTCTTGGGCCATGATCACTTATATTCACTCCAGAATAAACCATgcctttattcctttgagactgGAGCTCTTTCCTTCTGCTACAGGCCTATGAGGCAGGTTCAGTCAGAGTCCctattccattttctttcaggGGCCTGGGGACAGGGCCTTGCTTTGACCCATTCTTGCTTAGAAAATACTAGTCTTCTGCAGCCATTCACCCTCAATAAGTCACTTAATACAGCCAAATAGATgctaaaaaacagaaagagggtATTTATTCAGTGTAGCCATATTAGGAGGGACAAGAGATACAGTGACCTCCCTAGTTCATCTTTAGGGCCTCAAAATGAGATTGAAGTTCAAATAGAGGGCCAGGGAAGTGCTCAtctaagcagtcctggtcaaggtgtggtccctCCGACCACTGACCCATCCTTGTCTGGGCTTGAGTCTCGCCCCATAAAGTTAGTAACTTGTGGAATCTCTTTCCATGAGACAAGTCACAGATGAACAGCCTGAATCTTCCTGACTACTCCTATTCAAACCAGAAGTTTATCTtaccataaaaaacaaaacaaacacatcagaGGCAGCCTGTGTAGGTGACTAAGTCCATGTTTCCATTAACAAGATATTAGGGAAGAGGAAGCTAGCAAACACGTCTCTGTTGTGGGATGTAGATGTCAAGAGTAATGAATAAAGGCAGCACTATAATAAAACCTA from Cricetulus griseus strain 17A/GY chromosome 1 unlocalized genomic scaffold, alternate assembly CriGri-PICRH-1.0 chr1_0, whole genome shotgun sequence includes the following:
- the LOC100759999 gene encoding Fc receptor-like protein 1 isoform X2 translates to MLPWLLLWICESSSLSCVPSGIPVSDVSLETRPPGGWVTEGNTLVLICSVANATGNITYLWYRGTLGSNLETKIQHSLTAEFEIIKMKESDAGQYYCAADNGYGPILSDLVSVTVIVPVSRPVLTFGDSGTQSVMGDLLELHCEALRGSPPIFYQFYHENVILGNSSAPSGGGASFRLPLTAELSGNYSCEANNGQGAHRSEVVTLNLTGRQSDDPLRSPPRPVLQESNYINSPDPRQLQSVYENVNVVSGDEIYSLVYHTQQEVEPAATQHMRTHGTSEVSRVFSEIYSKPRKINTAYMDYEDTM
- the LOC100759999 gene encoding Fc receptor-like protein 1 isoform X1; this encodes MLPWLLLWICESSSLSCVPSGIPVSDVSLETRPPGGWVTEGNTLVLICSVANATGNITYLWYRGTLGSNLETKIQHSLTAEFEIIKMKESDAGQYYCAADNGYGPILSDLVSVTVIVPVSRPVLTFGDSGTQSVMGDLLELHCEALRGSPPIFYQFYHENVILGNSSAPSGGGASFRLPLTAELSGNYSCEANNGQGAHRSEVVTLNLTGIVPIESGNSRLTSGVTEWLLGCLGPLTMALISCYWIKRKRGRQSDDPLRSPPRPVLQESNYINSPDPRQLQSVYENVNVVSGDEIYSLVYHTQQEVEPAATQHMRTHGTSEVSRVFSEIYSKPRKINTAYMDYEDTM